The following coding sequences are from one Streptomyces sp. NBC_01294 window:
- a CDS encoding ABC transporter ATP-binding protein, whose product MSGYVLEARGVGVRFGGVRALAGVDLGIRAGEVCGLIGPNGAGKTTLFDVLSGIRRPDQGRIVLDGSDITRRSPVWRARHGMRRTFQRQQLFGQLSVADNVLVAQEWRGGGGGLAADLLALPSRRARERARRVRGERVLADCGIGALGTSYAGGLPVGQARMVEMARAVADPPRVLLLDEPASGMSAPEREQLAAVVRRLAEQEGCAVLLVEHNVAFVMDLCTRVVVLDLGTVLAEGTAAEVRADPLVREAYLGTA is encoded by the coding sequence ATGAGCGGCTACGTGCTGGAAGCCCGTGGTGTCGGCGTGCGCTTCGGCGGCGTACGGGCGCTCGCCGGGGTGGACCTCGGGATCCGGGCGGGCGAGGTGTGCGGGCTGATCGGTCCGAACGGGGCCGGGAAGACCACGCTGTTCGACGTCCTGTCGGGGATCCGCCGCCCCGACCAGGGGCGGATCGTTCTGGACGGGTCCGACATCACCCGCCGCTCCCCCGTCTGGCGGGCCCGGCACGGGATGCGGCGGACGTTCCAGCGGCAGCAGCTGTTCGGGCAGCTCAGCGTGGCCGACAACGTGCTGGTGGCGCAGGAGTGGCGGGGCGGCGGGGGCGGGCTGGCCGCCGACCTCCTCGCGCTCCCGTCCCGGCGGGCCCGGGAGCGTGCGCGCCGGGTCCGCGGCGAGCGGGTGCTGGCCGACTGCGGGATCGGCGCGCTCGGGACCTCGTACGCGGGTGGGCTGCCCGTCGGGCAGGCCCGGATGGTCGAGATGGCCCGGGCGGTGGCCGATCCGCCCCGGGTGCTGCTGCTGGACGAGCCCGCGTCGGGCATGTCGGCGCCCGAGCGCGAGCAGCTCGCGGCGGTGGTCCGGCGGCTGGCGGAGCAGGAGGGCTGTGCGGTGCTGCTGGTCGAGCACAACGTGGCCTTCGTGATGGACCTCTGCACGCGGGTCGTCGTCCTGGACCTCGGGACGGTGCTGGCCGAGGGCACGGCGGCCGAGGTGCGGGCGGACCCGCTCGTGCGGGAGGCGTACCTCGGGACCGCGTGA
- a CDS encoding 4a-hydroxytetrahydrobiopterin dehydratase — MPSEPLSQKEIEDRLRELPGWAFEDDRIFRTYRLGSHFAASALVAHIATVQEELNHHSDLTLGYNTVRLSVNSHDAGGVVTESDFALAERVEALAPAHGAS; from the coding sequence ATGCCGAGTGAGCCGCTGTCGCAGAAGGAGATCGAGGACCGGTTGCGGGAACTCCCCGGCTGGGCCTTCGAGGACGACCGGATCTTCCGCACCTACCGGCTGGGCTCGCACTTCGCCGCGAGCGCCCTGGTGGCCCACATCGCCACCGTCCAGGAGGAGTTGAACCATCACTCGGACCTGACGCTCGGCTACAACACCGTCCGGCTCTCCGTGAACAGCCACGACGCCGGCGGCGTGGTGACGGAGTCCGACTTCGCGCTCGCCGAACGCGTCGAAGCCCTCGCCCCCGCCCACGGCGCGAGCTGA
- a CDS encoding aldo/keto reductase: MNQVPAIKLNNGTLMPQLGYGVWQVPDAEAERAVGTALEAGYRSIDTAAVYGNEKGTGKGVAASGVPREELFVTTKLWNGPKQRWGRDEVLRAFDDSLSKLGLDHVDLYLIHWPRPMRDDFVSIWKTFEEIAASGRAKAVGVSNFRPADLERLAAESELVPAVNQVELHPLFPQAELRAVHAGRGIATEAWSPLGQGKELLTLPAVAAIAAAHGRSAAQVVLRWHLQHGNIVIPKSVTPARIRENLDVFDFELGTADMAALDALGAGAAGRRIGPDPAEFDV; this comes from the coding sequence GTGAACCAGGTCCCGGCCATCAAGCTCAACAACGGCACGCTCATGCCCCAGCTCGGCTACGGCGTCTGGCAAGTGCCGGACGCGGAGGCGGAGCGCGCCGTCGGGACCGCCCTGGAGGCCGGTTACCGCAGCATCGACACGGCCGCCGTCTACGGCAACGAGAAGGGCACGGGCAAGGGCGTCGCCGCCTCCGGGGTGCCGCGCGAGGAGCTGTTCGTCACCACCAAGCTGTGGAACGGCCCGAAGCAGCGGTGGGGCCGCGACGAGGTGCTGCGCGCCTTCGACGACTCCCTCTCCAAGCTGGGTCTCGACCACGTCGACCTGTACCTGATCCACTGGCCGCGCCCGATGCGCGACGACTTCGTCTCCATCTGGAAGACCTTCGAGGAGATCGCGGCGAGCGGCCGCGCCAAGGCGGTCGGCGTGTCGAACTTCCGCCCGGCGGACCTGGAGCGGCTCGCCGCCGAGAGTGAGCTGGTGCCGGCCGTGAACCAGGTCGAGCTGCACCCGCTCTTCCCGCAGGCCGAGCTGCGCGCCGTGCACGCCGGGCGCGGGATCGCCACGGAGGCCTGGTCCCCGCTCGGCCAGGGCAAGGAACTCCTCACCCTCCCGGCCGTTGCGGCGATCGCCGCCGCGCACGGCCGCAGCGCCGCGCAGGTGGTGCTGCGCTGGCACCTGCAGCACGGGAACATCGTCATCCCGAAGTCCGTGACGCCCGCACGCATCCGGGAGAACCTGGACGTCTTCGACTTCGAGCTGGGCACCGCCGACATGGCCGCGCTGGACGCCCTGGGCGCGGGCGCGGCGGGCCGCCGGATCGGGCCGGACCCGGCCGAATTCGACGTGTGA
- a CDS encoding MAB_1171c family putative transporter has translation MTDGLILYVPGGLLILILLVKAPTLRRGWDQPLMRAVCALLVVGCLVLILAAPPTIAAVNRLTGVPNFSAPLVFGLITAFSGACVVLVLQWGGGPPAAVRRATLLTVAGFGAVAAAIVVLFVIGDAPVERLRDLDTYYADTPWIREMVVCYLLAHTVGSSALTVLTARWLRRTDPCLRPLRTGLALIMLGGLLDLGYLVAKWTALGARWSGRDWDALSTDTAPPLASGAALMVATGFIVPLVGGSATWRDFSQYRRLHPLWKALRGFAASSVRTVPLTWWSPVGIRLIHRESVIDDGILALARWFDPAVRGAAYEAARGQGMSEARAAAVADAAMLAAACGRRTAADGGPLRDPEPPRLSSQPLTALAREFRSSPIVAAARSAAAARSAAAAGASGASGAPGASGTTKA, from the coding sequence GTGACAGACGGCCTCATCCTCTACGTGCCGGGGGGCCTGCTGATCCTGATCCTGCTGGTCAAGGCGCCGACCCTGCGCCGGGGCTGGGACCAGCCCCTGATGCGGGCCGTGTGCGCGCTGCTGGTCGTGGGCTGCCTCGTACTGATCCTGGCGGCGCCCCCCACGATCGCGGCGGTCAACCGCCTCACCGGTGTGCCGAACTTCTCGGCGCCGCTGGTGTTCGGCCTGATCACCGCGTTCTCCGGAGCCTGCGTCGTCCTCGTCCTGCAGTGGGGCGGCGGCCCGCCGGCCGCGGTGCGCCGGGCCACGCTGCTGACGGTGGCCGGGTTCGGCGCCGTCGCGGCGGCGATCGTCGTCCTGTTCGTGATCGGGGACGCTCCGGTGGAACGCCTGCGCGACCTGGACACGTACTACGCGGACACGCCGTGGATCCGGGAGATGGTCGTCTGCTACCTGCTGGCGCACACCGTGGGCAGCTCCGCACTGACCGTGCTGACCGCGCGGTGGCTGCGGCGCACCGACCCCTGCCTGCGGCCGCTGCGGACCGGGCTGGCGCTGATCATGCTCGGCGGGCTGCTGGACCTCGGCTACCTCGTCGCCAAGTGGACCGCCCTGGGAGCCCGGTGGAGCGGCCGCGACTGGGACGCCCTGTCCACGGACACGGCGCCGCCGCTGGCCTCGGGGGCGGCCCTGATGGTGGCGACCGGGTTCATCGTGCCGCTGGTCGGCGGGTCGGCGACCTGGCGGGACTTCAGCCAGTACCGGCGGCTGCACCCGTTGTGGAAGGCCCTGCGCGGCTTCGCCGCGTCCAGCGTGCGGACGGTCCCGCTCACCTGGTGGTCACCCGTCGGGATCCGGCTGATCCACCGCGAGTCGGTCATCGACGACGGGATCCTGGCGCTGGCCCGCTGGTTCGACCCCGCCGTGCGCGGTGCGGCGTACGAGGCCGCGCGCGGGCAGGGCATGAGCGAGGCCCGGGCCGCGGCCGTGGCCGACGCCGCCATGCTCGCCGCCGCGTGCGGGCGCCGCACCGCCGCCGACGGCGGACCGCTCCGGGACCCCGAGCCGCCGCGCCTGTCCAGCCAGCCGCTGACCGCCCTGGCCCGCGAATTCCGCAGCTCCCCCATCGTCGCCGCCGCCCGCTCAGCCGCTGCGGCCCGCTCCGCCGCTGCCGCCGGGGCCTCTGGGGCCTCCGGGGCCCCTGGAGCCTCCGGGACCACCAAGGCCTGA
- a CDS encoding methyltransferase domain-containing protein, translated as MTRTFDHLVAEAESVSVDGWDFSWLDGRATEQRPSWGYQRLLGEHLARVRSVLDIQTGGGEVLAGAGPLPPLTVATESWPPNIAKATRLLHPLGAVVVADSDEPPLPFGDEAFELVTSRHPVTIWWEEIARVLTPGGTYLSQQVGPASVFELVEYFLGPQPEEVRRGRHPDDAVTDATKAGLEVLDLRSERLRTEFHDIGAVIYFLRKVIWMVPGFTVGQYRDRLRELHEQIEREGPFVAHTARFLVEARKTG; from the coding sequence ATGACGCGTACTTTCGACCATCTTGTCGCGGAGGCCGAGTCCGTCTCCGTCGACGGCTGGGACTTCTCGTGGCTCGACGGCAGGGCCACCGAGCAGCGTCCCTCCTGGGGCTACCAGCGGCTGCTGGGCGAGCACCTGGCCCGGGTCCGGTCGGTACTGGACATCCAGACCGGCGGCGGCGAGGTCCTCGCCGGGGCCGGGCCGCTGCCGCCGCTGACGGTGGCCACCGAGTCCTGGCCCCCGAACATCGCGAAGGCGACCCGGCTGCTCCATCCGCTGGGCGCGGTGGTGGTCGCGGACTCCGACGAGCCGCCGCTGCCCTTCGGCGACGAGGCCTTCGAGCTGGTGACCAGCCGGCACCCGGTGACCATCTGGTGGGAGGAGATCGCGCGGGTGCTGACACCGGGCGGCACCTACCTGTCGCAGCAGGTCGGTCCGGCGAGCGTCTTCGAGCTCGTCGAGTACTTCCTCGGCCCGCAGCCGGAGGAGGTCCGGCGCGGCCGGCACCCCGACGACGCGGTGACCGACGCCACGAAGGCCGGCCTCGAAGTCCTCGATCTGCGCTCCGAACGACTGCGCACGGAGTTCCACGACATCGGAGCCGTGATCTACTTTCTACGGAAGGTGATCTGGATGGTGCCCGGCTTCACGGTCGGGCAGTACCGGGACCGGCTGCGCGAGCTGCACGAACAGATCGAACGCGAAGGTCCGTTCGTCGCGCACACCGCCCGCTTCCTCGTCGAAGCCCGCAAAACGGGCTGA
- a CDS encoding hydroxysqualene dehydroxylase: protein MTDTGSSRRTFIAGAGAGAAATVGALAGAVATAPTAAAEAAAAEAAVVATPPNGRRVAVLGGGVAGLTAAHELAERGYAVTVYERRALGGKARSMDVPGSARGGRRPLPAEHGFRFIPGIYHNLPDTMRRIPFPGNAGGVWDNLVAPREMMFARAAGREDLRAPIPWPGHSPAELTPEEIRRALTGILQTLVRLPLHETAYFVDRVLVFLTSCDERRDQVWERTPWWDFVRAERMSNEYRRILAVGITRNIVATKAEEASTRTVGTLGEAFVFNLLGRGADGPPDRILNLPTNEAWIDPWETHLRSLGVEFRIGWTVREVQYGGGRVSGVAVEGPDGARQTVTADHYVSALPVEHARRTWSAGLRAADPMLGRCDKLETDWMTGIQFYLTERAPLVHGHLNCIDSAWSLTAIQQAEHWPSRDFPADYGDGTAVDCLSVDISEWDKPGILYGKTAKQCTREEVAREVWAQLKASLNDTGKTLLSDSRLHSWFLDPGVDGLGTPNPTNEDELLIHPVGTLHNRPSAGTRIPNFFLSGDYVAVDIDLATMEGANASARAAVNSLLDRDGSRAERCTVKPMYRAPELESAKRHDLWRHRLGLRNVFDLG from the coding sequence ATGACGGACACAGGAAGTTCCCGGCGTACGTTCATCGCGGGCGCGGGCGCGGGTGCGGCGGCCACCGTCGGCGCCCTGGCCGGCGCGGTCGCGACGGCCCCGACGGCAGCGGCGGAAGCGGCGGCGGCAGAAGCGGCGGTCGTTGCCACACCGCCGAACGGCCGCCGTGTGGCGGTCCTCGGCGGCGGGGTGGCCGGCCTGACCGCGGCGCACGAACTCGCCGAGCGCGGCTACGCCGTCACCGTCTACGAGCGCCGGGCGCTCGGCGGCAAGGCGCGCAGCATGGACGTACCCGGCAGCGCCCGCGGCGGCCGCAGACCACTGCCCGCCGAGCACGGCTTCCGCTTCATCCCGGGCATCTACCACAACCTGCCCGACACGATGCGGCGCATCCCCTTCCCCGGGAACGCGGGCGGCGTGTGGGACAACCTCGTCGCCCCGCGCGAGATGATGTTCGCCCGCGCGGCCGGGCGCGAGGACCTGCGCGCGCCCATCCCCTGGCCCGGCCACTCCCCCGCCGAGCTGACGCCCGAGGAGATCCGGCGCGCCCTGACCGGCATCCTGCAGACGCTGGTGCGGCTCCCGCTGCACGAGACGGCGTACTTCGTCGACCGCGTACTCGTCTTCCTCACCAGCTGCGACGAGCGGCGGGACCAGGTCTGGGAGCGGACCCCGTGGTGGGACTTCGTGCGCGCGGAGCGCATGTCGAACGAGTACCGGCGCATCCTCGCCGTCGGCATCACCCGCAACATCGTGGCGACCAAGGCCGAGGAGGCCTCGACCCGTACGGTCGGCACCCTCGGCGAGGCCTTCGTCTTCAACCTGCTGGGGCGCGGGGCGGACGGCCCGCCGGACCGGATCCTGAACCTGCCCACCAACGAGGCCTGGATCGACCCGTGGGAGACCCATCTGCGCTCCCTCGGCGTGGAGTTCAGGATCGGGTGGACGGTACGGGAGGTGCAGTACGGCGGCGGCCGGGTGAGCGGGGTCGCCGTCGAGGGCCCGGACGGCGCCCGGCAGACCGTCACCGCGGACCACTACGTGAGCGCGCTGCCCGTGGAGCACGCCCGCCGCACCTGGAGCGCGGGGCTGCGGGCCGCCGATCCGATGCTGGGGCGCTGCGACAAGCTGGAGACCGACTGGATGACCGGCATCCAGTTCTACCTCACCGAGCGGGCCCCGCTGGTGCACGGGCACCTCAACTGCATCGACTCCGCCTGGTCGTTGACGGCCATCCAGCAGGCGGAGCACTGGCCGTCCCGCGACTTCCCCGCCGACTACGGCGACGGCACGGCCGTCGACTGCCTGTCGGTGGACATCTCGGAGTGGGACAAGCCCGGGATCCTGTACGGGAAGACGGCCAAGCAGTGCACCCGCGAGGAGGTGGCGCGCGAGGTGTGGGCGCAGTTGAAGGCCTCCCTCAACGACACGGGGAAGACCCTGCTGTCCGACTCCAGGCTGCACTCGTGGTTCCTGGACCCGGGGGTGGACGGACTCGGCACCCCGAACCCCACCAACGAGGACGAGCTGCTGATCCACCCGGTCGGCACCCTCCACAACCGGCCGAGCGCGGGGACCCGGATCCCGAACTTCTTCCTCAGCGGGGACTACGTCGCGGTCGACATCGACCTGGCGACGATGGAGGGTGCCAACGCCTCGGCCCGGGCGGCCGTCAACTCCCTGCTGGACCGGGACGGTTCGCGGGCCGAACGGTGCACGGTCAAGCCGATGTACCGGGCGCCGGAGCTGGAGTCCGCCAAACGGCACGACCTGTGGCGCCACCGCCTCGGCCTGCGGAACGTCTTCGACCTCGGCTGA
- a CDS encoding class I SAM-dependent methyltransferase, with amino-acid sequence MLDYDAEAGAYDATRGGSPRAEAAAAAVLGLLPADAGTLLDLGCGTGIVTARMDRPGLRVLGADASHGMASTALRRGVPVTLADAARLPVRSGSLDAVSAVWLLHLLREPGLVPVVIAEAGRVLRPGGVFVATVDKDSAHDVGSDIDAVFAAHLTPTPSDASGEVEAYAARSGLRPAGEARFTGHGQGRTPRGSAEALLAGRYASRIVPRGITARELAARLELLPDQDVPRAEPTYRLRSFVRL; translated from the coding sequence CTGCTCGACTACGACGCCGAGGCCGGTGCCTACGACGCCACCCGCGGCGGCTCCCCGCGTGCCGAAGCCGCCGCGGCGGCCGTCCTCGGGCTGCTCCCGGCGGACGCGGGCACCCTCCTCGACCTCGGCTGCGGCACCGGCATCGTCACCGCCCGGATGGACCGCCCCGGACTGCGCGTCCTCGGCGCGGACGCCTCCCACGGCATGGCCTCGACGGCCCTGCGGCGCGGCGTCCCGGTGACCCTCGCCGACGCGGCCCGGCTGCCGGTGCGGTCGGGCTCGCTGGACGCGGTGAGCGCCGTGTGGCTGCTGCACCTGCTGCGCGAGCCGGGACTGGTGCCGGTGGTGATCGCCGAGGCCGGGCGGGTGCTGCGCCCCGGCGGGGTCTTCGTCGCCACCGTCGACAAGGACTCCGCGCACGACGTCGGCAGCGACATCGACGCCGTGTTCGCCGCGCACCTGACGCCGACCCCCTCGGACGCCTCCGGCGAGGTCGAGGCGTACGCGGCGCGGTCGGGCCTGCGCCCGGCAGGCGAGGCCCGCTTCACCGGCCACGGCCAGGGCCGCACCCCGCGCGGCTCCGCCGAGGCGCTGCTCGCGGGCCGGTACGCCTCCCGCATCGTCCCGCGCGGCATCACCGCGCGGGAGCTGGCGGCCCGGCTCGAACTGCTGCCCGACCAGGACGTCCCGCGCGCGGAGCCGACGTACCGGCTGCGGAGCTTCGTACGCCTCTGA
- a CDS encoding toxin-antitoxin system, toxin component — protein MRTTRAMRQLGGELLAGARLSAPGGAPELIGALCGAYSRRRGGRKVDFRFASFPPDTASGLWLEMDERDLIVVEERTRPEHQLVIACHELWHVDEGTCDSHGPGMAVAARLTGGTGGTGGTGDLAELLLSDTGLSTVVRQAAARADREDPAEIRAETFGLYLGSLLKPYLPPPREQQFPEAIERIKTSLGWGR, from the coding sequence ATGAGGACCACGCGGGCCATGCGGCAGCTCGGCGGGGAGCTGCTGGCCGGGGCGCGTCTGTCGGCGCCGGGCGGTGCCCCCGAGCTCATCGGGGCGCTGTGCGGCGCGTACAGCCGGCGGCGCGGCGGGCGGAAGGTCGACTTCCGTTTCGCCTCCTTCCCGCCCGACACGGCCAGCGGGCTGTGGCTGGAGATGGACGAGCGCGACCTGATCGTGGTCGAGGAGCGGACCCGCCCCGAGCATCAACTCGTCATCGCCTGCCATGAGTTGTGGCACGTGGACGAGGGAACCTGCGACAGCCACGGACCGGGCATGGCCGTGGCCGCCCGGCTGACCGGCGGCACCGGCGGCACCGGCGGCACCGGCGACCTCGCCGAACTCCTGCTCTCGGACACCGGGCTGAGCACCGTGGTGCGGCAGGCCGCCGCCCGCGCCGACCGGGAGGACCCCGCGGAGATCAGGGCCGAGACCTTCGGCCTGTACCTGGGCAGCCTCCTCAAGCCCTATCTGCCACCACCCCGGGAACAACAGTTCCCCGAGGCGATCGAGCGCATCAAGACCTCGCTCGGCTGGGGGCGTTGA
- a CDS encoding bifunctional 5,10-methylenetetrahydrofolate dehydrogenase/5,10-methenyltetrahydrofolate cyclohydrolase, giving the protein MDGTALARRISEQTAAYAAKITERTGTAPCLATVLVGEDPASVTYVRMKQNRCAKAGITSRHVELPAATTTEELVATLTALSEDPEISGILLQHPVPHHIDERAAFEAIAPGKDVDGVTMHSFAAMGFGLPGFVSCTPGGIMRLLAAYDVDLTGKHAVVVGRSAILGKPAGMLLLEQNATVTYCHSRTVDLPSIVRQADVLVAAVGKAEFIRGEDIKPGAVVLDAGYNEGNVGDVHFESAAARASLITPVPGGVGPMTIAVLLEQTVQAAAAQAGLDLAEL; this is encoded by the coding sequence ATGGACGGCACCGCCCTCGCCCGCCGCATCTCGGAGCAGACCGCCGCCTACGCGGCGAAGATCACCGAGCGCACCGGCACCGCGCCCTGTCTCGCGACCGTGCTGGTCGGTGAGGACCCCGCCTCCGTCACCTACGTGCGGATGAAGCAGAACCGCTGCGCCAAGGCCGGGATCACCTCGCGCCACGTGGAGCTGCCGGCCGCGACCACCACGGAGGAGCTGGTGGCCACCCTCACCGCGCTCTCCGAGGACCCCGAGATCAGCGGCATCCTGCTCCAGCACCCCGTCCCGCACCACATCGACGAGCGCGCCGCCTTCGAGGCCATCGCCCCCGGCAAGGACGTCGACGGGGTCACCATGCACTCCTTCGCCGCCATGGGCTTCGGGCTGCCGGGCTTCGTCTCCTGCACCCCGGGCGGCATCATGCGGCTGCTCGCCGCGTACGACGTGGACCTGACCGGCAAGCACGCCGTCGTGGTCGGTCGCAGCGCGATCCTGGGCAAGCCGGCCGGCATGCTGCTGCTGGAGCAGAACGCCACCGTCACCTACTGTCACTCCCGCACCGTGGACCTCCCCTCGATCGTGCGCCAGGCGGACGTGCTGGTCGCCGCGGTCGGCAAGGCCGAATTCATCCGGGGCGAGGACATCAAGCCGGGCGCGGTGGTCCTGGACGCCGGGTACAACGAGGGCAACGTCGGCGACGTCCACTTCGAGTCGGCCGCCGCCCGGGCCTCGCTGATCACGCCGGTGCCGGGCGGAGTCGGCCCGATGACCATCGCCGTCCTGCTGGAGCAGACCGTGCAGGCGGCCGCCGCGCAGGCCGGGCTGGACCTCGCGGAACTCTGA
- a CDS encoding NAD(P)/FAD-dependent oxidoreductase: MTQSSPPRHAVVIGGSMAGLLAAAVLAEHATVTIIDADTLPDSPEPRRGLPQARHVHVMWSGGARAIEDILPGITEDWTAAGAIRRSLPTDLVTKTAEGWIPRFAEMQFNISCSRDLLDSVVRARVTALDGVSTLQRSRVRGLEGTAARITGVRVDTPEEEGRLVPADLVVDASGRGSRARSWLQELGVGGIRQAEVDSGLVYATRIFEAPDGAHASGFPIVNVQSDPRVPVPGQTATIVPIENGQWQATLSGTRGGQPTGDPDAFIPFAKGIRDPIVGELLEGRKPLTDVAVTQGTANRRIYFEKVDLPDGFFAVGDSVATFNPLYGQGMTVAAQGLLAVRALLRAKGLAHPAFGREAQRAIAPQVATAWDLATSQDILYPGATGMKPRAGAGLLNSYVSRLMTGATTREALTAAFLQVITMSSAPTHWLRPSVVWRVVRASERGALKAPPLTAAERTVAGLDDQRSDPADPVGRAR, translated from the coding sequence ATGACCCAGTCTTCCCCGCCCCGCCACGCCGTCGTCATCGGCGGCAGCATGGCCGGCCTGCTCGCGGCCGCCGTCCTGGCCGAGCACGCGACGGTCACGATCATCGACGCCGACACCCTCCCGGACAGCCCGGAGCCGCGCCGCGGACTGCCCCAGGCCCGGCACGTCCACGTCATGTGGTCCGGCGGGGCGCGCGCGATCGAGGACATCCTGCCCGGCATCACCGAGGACTGGACGGCGGCGGGCGCGATCCGCCGCAGCCTGCCCACCGACCTGGTCACCAAGACCGCCGAGGGCTGGATCCCGCGCTTCGCGGAGATGCAGTTCAACATCTCGTGCAGCCGCGACCTCCTCGACTCGGTGGTCCGGGCCCGGGTGACCGCGCTGGACGGCGTGTCCACCCTCCAGCGCAGCCGCGTACGGGGGCTGGAGGGCACGGCGGCCCGGATCACCGGCGTCCGCGTCGACACCCCGGAGGAAGAGGGCAGGCTCGTGCCCGCCGATCTCGTGGTCGACGCGAGCGGCCGCGGCTCCCGCGCCCGCAGCTGGCTGCAGGAGCTCGGCGTGGGCGGCATCCGGCAGGCCGAGGTCGACTCCGGCCTGGTCTACGCGACCCGGATCTTCGAGGCGCCCGACGGAGCACACGCGTCGGGCTTCCCCATAGTCAACGTGCAGTCCGACCCCCGCGTGCCCGTCCCGGGCCAGACGGCCACCATCGTGCCCATCGAGAACGGCCAGTGGCAGGCCACCCTGTCCGGCACCCGCGGCGGCCAGCCGACCGGCGACCCCGACGCGTTCATCCCCTTCGCCAAGGGCATCCGGGACCCGATCGTCGGCGAGCTCCTGGAGGGCCGCAAACCCCTCACGGACGTCGCCGTCACCCAGGGCACCGCCAACCGCCGGATCTACTTCGAGAAGGTCGACCTGCCCGACGGCTTCTTCGCCGTCGGCGACTCGGTCGCCACCTTCAACCCGCTGTACGGACAGGGCATGACGGTCGCCGCGCAGGGGCTGCTGGCCGTACGCGCCCTGCTCCGCGCCAAGGGACTGGCCCACCCCGCCTTCGGGCGGGAGGCGCAGCGCGCGATCGCCCCGCAGGTGGCGACCGCCTGGGACCTCGCCACCTCGCAGGACATCCTCTACCCGGGCGCCACCGGCATGAAGCCGCGGGCCGGAGCCGGGCTGCTCAACTCCTACGTCAGCCGGCTGATGACGGGCGCGACGACCCGGGAGGCGCTCACCGCCGCCTTCCTCCAGGTCATCACCATGAGCAGTGCGCCCACGCACTGGCTGCGGCCGTCGGTGGTCTGGCGCGTCGTGCGCGCGTCGGAGCGGGGCGCGCTGAAGGCGCCGCCGCTCACGGCCGCCGAGCGCACGGTCGCCGGGCTCGACGACCAGCGGTCCGATCCGGCCGACCCCGTCGGCCGGGCCCGGTGA
- a CDS encoding RICIN domain-containing protein, producing MNVPDGLYRIRNVDSGLVLQLEGASRVRVGPDGPPAPVAARRWRIAPVHSGGGIFHVVSEDNERRLDVANASTDSGARVQVWRANAFGAQEWIVEEHLDDPGVVSLIACISGLPLEADGEGRARQGEDTDSPSQWWRLEPA from the coding sequence GTGAACGTTCCCGACGGGCTCTACCGGATCCGCAACGTGGACAGTGGGCTGGTGCTCCAGCTGGAGGGCGCCTCCCGGGTGCGGGTGGGCCCGGACGGGCCGCCCGCGCCGGTGGCCGCCCGCCGCTGGCGGATCGCGCCGGTGCACAGCGGCGGCGGGATCTTCCACGTGGTGAGCGAGGACAACGAGCGGCGTCTGGACGTCGCGAACGCATCGACGGACAGCGGCGCCCGGGTGCAGGTGTGGCGGGCCAACGCCTTCGGCGCGCAGGAGTGGATCGTCGAGGAACACCTCGACGATCCGGGCGTGGTGTCCCTGATCGCGTGCATCAGCGGCCTGCCGCTGGAGGCCGACGGGGAGGGCCGGGCCCGGCAGGGCGAGGACACCGACTCCCCGTCCCAGTGGTGGCGGCTGGAGCCGGCGTAG
- a CDS encoding helix-turn-helix domain-containing protein — translation MTPTTPAVGALLRTWRERRGISQLELAGRADSSSRHISFIETGRSRPSQEMVLRLADRLDVPVRERNALLLAAGYAPRYAQTALDDPSMETLREGIERLLTGYEPYPALVVDATYNVVAANQGIVMLLDGLPDHLLTPPLNAMRITLHPEGLAPKIHNLREWRGHLLAQMERQIALARSEPLRALYEEVSSYPVPERPGGGDGEPAGPVPYIALPLVIEHDGHLLSFVSSIATFNTPMDVTVAELAIETMLPADPATVKYLRSLGD, via the coding sequence ATGACCCCCACGACACCCGCGGTCGGCGCCCTGCTCCGGACATGGCGGGAGCGGCGCGGCATCAGCCAGCTGGAGCTGGCGGGCCGCGCCGACTCCTCGTCCCGGCACATCAGCTTCATCGAGACCGGGCGGTCACGGCCGAGCCAGGAGATGGTGCTGAGGCTCGCCGACCGCCTCGACGTGCCGGTGCGGGAGCGCAACGCCCTCCTGCTGGCGGCGGGTTACGCCCCGCGCTACGCGCAGACCGCTCTGGACGACCCGTCGATGGAGACGCTGCGCGAGGGCATCGAGCGACTGCTGACGGGATACGAGCCCTATCCCGCGCTGGTCGTGGACGCCACCTACAACGTCGTCGCCGCCAACCAGGGCATCGTGATGCTGCTGGACGGGCTGCCGGACCACCTGCTGACCCCGCCGCTGAACGCCATGCGGATCACCCTGCACCCGGAGGGCCTGGCCCCGAAGATCCACAACCTCAGGGAGTGGCGCGGTCACCTGCTGGCCCAGATGGAGCGCCAGATCGCGCTGGCCCGCTCCGAGCCGCTCCGTGCGCTGTACGAGGAGGTGTCGTCGTACCCGGTCCCCGAACGCCCGGGCGGCGGCGACGGCGAGCCGGCCGGGCCCGTCCCGTACATCGCGCTTCCGCTGGTCATCGAGCACGACGGCCACCTGCTGTCCTTCGTGTCGTCCATCGCGACCTTCAACACGCCGATGGACGTGACCGTCGCCGAGCTGGCCATCGAGACCATGCTCCCGGCCGACCCGGCGACGGTGAAGTACCTGCGCTCACTCGGAGACTGA